One Leptospira weilii genomic region harbors:
- a CDS encoding LIC12048 family lipoprotein: protein MLKIRWMSYIYFRFISLLFITLFATCSFLEKDHNTMDNVDLAGAIWLAAEPVKTQVNNEGVPVRPGNGGSGSSPVTPVDAIFNLPPGRLVNSNALMGTIDPTGTNIVNDFDGDGILNQNETLTNVWVADYPQIETTIAPPVTLKIQILKNSSNQSDQIVSEINSNDFEASKNEGSEKIHQNELNERTVQFQDSFSTETDLGQSHERSMSAGMTAGFGMGLVSTGMNYSNSTRDSWNAKNATSSTTTKWADRPFKNNIDRDAWNLKSDSSTNKARKYRSDKSSKINETSTVEPNAGVVRAALYIKNLSVNMPVKISNILCSLMFETPGGELVPMSSFRLRNDDYSLFEVEVYGGSDFGPYVVELTNLNTAEVEKAIAAGYTPKIMIVDYTMTHVADSNYKSSLLSFTGNNLKIIEENAKGRTALVKVYGPGVREMYRVTAFDTPNVSNPCNTKSTDVFSPGISLKKALERISCSGDNITFKDYVIDLSESAPRLGESRVYLKGIQSFGGVSTNIPCTDETSTGSDGVSRTACVQKPYSQWTESEKTNSGVWAIYSKGKFYSPTEYWTDSGSIRKFDPWRGAVAAPILKGADSIIWAGDNYDLVYISFKDFIKVEQKFGTNPLETGNGYPLNTKWDLKTLGNHPYYPDTNSLYLGEVGFGERVELKIKLDKTKYLSPNFGSAVDTGPYQYFTNFSYNPQVSSDRYNINQAADFEISLGFGGNRTDWFHVVKDLSSNDPYKLKNCGTTLDFISQVYTLCVQLPTLSTTVDPAISLVKLYIRPALNTAYRKTIWPLHFSQVRKLKGEAGVPIVKGTSLIKVANSYGSVNVGDNFFIQGDSTNYKVVQVLPAAEDGSFDVQLDRLIQIDASKTTSVYVPGTLTSPDVRLSVDTGFTADWNTFVNSSFNSTAFDQVQYKPFLLNGNVSCSSSPFHPGSCLGFTPELNSLNWMGIYNEGVALWNSWADGGDFSNFLYSGLVRLTAATGKSYRLESTNTDFTVSADVNAQDLAYAAVANHGDVALTVWRQGTTLIGRYNQISTGQALGNPFNINSAASTGSYIVKAKNGKAVIVWDNGYNIYAIVKDLTTLASVGSETLVVSRLQPVGGMSMWGTVFMYPGNPPFSYSYDVTFGNDRAAIVWNDFATSFVPSITTSPNPMYDVYTYCQMSYCGFIETKTYQANARVLRLDTGAFQGGSISIWSYAETKTIYYVVEIPSNTPVYQIDVAAGANDNNRLVYAWNVRLSSGGDSHTAYGSVYDLTTGTKIGSTQTLISEATRPVDSLQVGAATGRGMVLWRRNDGVILGRGIDTSNSNLLGTSNIEAESGNVDSLKLTSFGDRGILTYRKNGKDALLRILDLQAGQFLYPNALSLAQMNVDSRNLFLTGSIVSGNKILTTWDQINGTKRTIWGRVSDISTFTVDGPKEFQISTTNEGVQYRGTAVADSGFGFVTWLAQDKTQQRIRGYKVDLANPGALKYGLNNFFVSPLIDRDFTIRAKIKF from the coding sequence ATGTTGAAAATTCGTTGGATGTCGTATATCTATTTCCGTTTCATATCGTTATTATTCATAACGCTTTTTGCGACCTGTAGCTTTCTTGAGAAAGATCATAACACGATGGATAACGTGGATCTTGCGGGCGCGATTTGGTTAGCCGCGGAGCCAGTAAAAACCCAAGTGAACAACGAAGGTGTTCCGGTAAGACCGGGCAATGGAGGATCCGGTTCAAGTCCGGTAACACCCGTGGACGCAATTTTTAACCTACCTCCTGGAAGATTAGTGAATTCGAATGCTTTGATGGGCACGATCGATCCTACGGGTACGAATATCGTGAATGACTTTGACGGAGACGGGATTTTAAATCAGAATGAAACTCTGACAAACGTATGGGTGGCGGACTATCCGCAAATCGAAACTACAATCGCACCTCCCGTGACGTTAAAGATACAGATCCTAAAAAATTCTTCGAACCAAAGCGATCAGATCGTAAGCGAGATTAACTCGAACGACTTTGAAGCTTCCAAAAACGAAGGTTCCGAAAAAATTCATCAAAACGAGTTGAACGAAAGAACGGTTCAATTTCAGGATTCATTCAGTACGGAAACGGACCTTGGACAGTCTCACGAAAGATCTATGTCCGCAGGTATGACCGCCGGTTTTGGAATGGGACTTGTATCCACCGGGATGAACTACAGCAATAGTACGAGAGACAGTTGGAACGCAAAAAACGCAACTTCTTCCACAACTACAAAATGGGCGGATCGTCCTTTTAAAAACAATATCGATCGGGACGCTTGGAATTTAAAATCGGATTCTTCCACAAACAAAGCGAGAAAGTATCGTTCGGATAAATCTTCTAAGATCAACGAAACTTCCACAGTGGAACCGAACGCGGGCGTAGTCAGAGCCGCTTTGTATATCAAAAATTTATCAGTCAATATGCCGGTTAAAATTTCAAACATTCTTTGTTCTTTGATGTTTGAAACTCCCGGAGGGGAATTGGTTCCCATGTCCTCCTTTCGTTTGAGAAACGACGACTACAGTCTTTTTGAAGTGGAAGTCTACGGCGGTTCGGACTTTGGTCCGTATGTGGTTGAATTAACAAATTTGAATACTGCGGAAGTGGAAAAAGCGATCGCAGCCGGATATACTCCGAAGATCATGATCGTGGACTATACCATGACTCACGTAGCGGATTCGAATTACAAATCGAGTTTGCTTAGTTTTACGGGTAACAATCTAAAGATCATCGAAGAGAACGCAAAAGGTAGAACCGCACTGGTAAAAGTGTACGGACCGGGAGTCAGAGAAATGTATCGTGTAACGGCATTTGATACGCCTAACGTATCCAATCCGTGTAACACTAAGTCTACGGACGTTTTTTCTCCGGGGATCAGTTTGAAAAAAGCTTTGGAAAGAATTTCCTGCTCGGGGGACAATATTACGTTTAAGGACTATGTCATCGATTTGTCCGAATCGGCTCCTAGGCTTGGGGAATCCAGAGTGTATTTAAAAGGTATTCAGTCCTTCGGAGGAGTCAGCACTAACATTCCTTGTACGGATGAAACAAGCACCGGTTCGGACGGTGTGAGTAGAACCGCTTGCGTTCAAAAACCGTATAGCCAATGGACGGAATCCGAAAAAACGAACTCGGGTGTTTGGGCGATCTATTCCAAGGGGAAGTTTTATTCTCCGACCGAGTACTGGACAGATTCCGGAAGTATTCGTAAATTTGATCCTTGGAGAGGTGCGGTTGCCGCTCCGATTTTAAAGGGTGCGGATTCCATCATCTGGGCCGGTGATAACTACGATTTAGTTTACATTTCTTTTAAGGACTTTATCAAAGTAGAACAGAAGTTCGGAACCAATCCTTTGGAAACCGGAAACGGTTATCCCTTAAATACAAAATGGGATCTAAAAACTTTGGGAAATCATCCTTATTATCCGGATACGAATTCTCTTTATTTGGGTGAGGTTGGTTTTGGCGAAAGGGTGGAACTAAAGATCAAATTGGACAAGACGAAATATCTTTCGCCTAACTTCGGTTCTGCGGTGGATACGGGTCCGTATCAGTATTTTACAAACTTTTCCTACAACCCTCAAGTGTCTTCGGATCGTTACAATATCAACCAAGCGGCGGATTTTGAAATCAGTTTGGGTTTTGGCGGGAATAGGACGGATTGGTTTCATGTCGTTAAAGACTTAAGTTCCAACGATCCTTACAAATTGAAAAACTGCGGCACGACCCTGGACTTTATCAGCCAAGTCTACACGCTCTGCGTCCAGTTGCCGACGCTCAGTACTACGGTCGATCCAGCGATTAGTTTAGTAAAATTGTATATTCGACCCGCTTTAAATACCGCGTATCGCAAGACCATTTGGCCTTTGCATTTCTCTCAGGTTCGCAAATTGAAAGGGGAAGCGGGAGTTCCGATCGTTAAAGGCACGAGCCTTATTAAAGTTGCGAACTCTTACGGTTCCGTGAACGTGGGGGACAACTTTTTTATCCAAGGGGATTCCACAAACTACAAAGTGGTCCAGGTTTTACCCGCGGCAGAGGACGGTTCTTTTGACGTTCAACTAGATCGTCTGATTCAAATAGACGCTTCAAAAACGACTTCCGTATATGTTCCGGGAACCTTAACTTCTCCGGATGTCAGGCTTTCGGTCGATACCGGGTTTACCGCCGATTGGAACACTTTTGTGAATTCTTCCTTTAACTCTACGGCGTTTGATCAGGTTCAATACAAACCGTTTTTGTTAAACGGAAATGTGAGTTGTTCCTCGAGTCCGTTCCATCCAGGTTCTTGTTTGGGTTTTACTCCCGAGTTGAATTCTCTCAACTGGATGGGGATTTACAACGAAGGCGTGGCCCTTTGGAATTCCTGGGCGGACGGCGGGGACTTTAGCAATTTCTTGTATTCCGGGCTTGTTCGTTTGACCGCGGCTACGGGCAAATCCTATCGTCTGGAAAGTACGAACACGGACTTTACGGTCAGCGCGGATGTGAACGCTCAGGATTTAGCATATGCCGCCGTTGCCAATCACGGGGACGTTGCTTTGACTGTCTGGAGACAGGGCACGACTCTGATCGGAAGATACAATCAAATCAGCACCGGGCAGGCTTTGGGAAATCCGTTTAATATCAATTCGGCGGCTTCCACCGGAAGTTATATCGTCAAAGCGAAGAACGGAAAGGCGGTGATTGTTTGGGATAACGGATACAATATCTATGCAATTGTGAAAGATTTGACTACACTGGCTTCAGTAGGAAGTGAAACATTGGTGGTAAGCCGATTACAACCAGTTGGTGGAATGTCTATGTGGGGAACAGTGTTCATGTATCCTGGTAATCCTCCCTTTTCGTATTCATATGACGTTACGTTTGGAAATGATCGAGCCGCGATTGTTTGGAACGACTTTGCTACATCATTCGTACCTTCCATAACGACTTCCCCGAATCCGATGTATGACGTTTATACGTATTGCCAAATGAGCTATTGCGGGTTCATAGAAACCAAAACTTACCAAGCTAATGCTCGGGTTTTACGGTTGGACACGGGAGCCTTTCAAGGCGGAAGCATTTCCATTTGGAGTTATGCAGAAACTAAAACCATATACTACGTGGTGGAAATTCCTAGCAATACTCCTGTTTACCAAATCGACGTAGCGGCAGGTGCAAACGATAACAATCGACTTGTGTATGCTTGGAATGTTCGACTATCATCCGGCGGTGATTCTCATACCGCCTACGGTTCCGTTTACGATCTAACGACCGGAACAAAGATCGGTTCCACCCAGACCCTTATCAGCGAAGCTACAAGACCCGTGGATTCTTTGCAAGTGGGAGCCGCTACGGGAAGGGGAATGGTTCTTTGGAGAAGAAACGACGGTGTGATTTTAGGAAGAGGAATCGACACTTCGAATTCCAATTTATTAGGAACTTCTAATATTGAAGCGGAGTCGGGAAATGTGGATTCTCTCAAGCTGACTTCTTTTGGGGATCGGGGAATTTTGACGTATAGAAAGAACGGTAAAGACGCTCTTTTAAGGATTTTGGATCTGCAAGCGGGGCAATTTTTGTATCCGAACGCTTTGTCTTTAGCCCAGATGAACGTGGATTCTAGAAATCTCTTCTTAACCGGCTCCATTGTATCGGGTAATAAAATTTTAACTACTTGGGATCAAATCAACGGAACCAAACGTACTATCTGGGGAAGAGTCAGCGATATCTCCACATTTACAGTAGACGGTCCGAAAGAATTTCAGATCAGTACTACCAACGAAGGAGTTCAATACAGGGGAACTGCTGTTGCGGATTCCGGATTTGGTTTTGTGACTTGGCTTGCCCAAGACAAAACTCAACAAAGGATTAGAGGTTACAAAGTGGATTTGGCAAACCCGGGCGCTTTGAAATACGGTTTGAACAATTTCTTTGTGTCACCTCTCATCGACAGGGACTTTACGATCCGAGCTAAGATCAAGTTCTAG
- a CDS encoding DNA-binding protein, translated as MGEALSSCAFTISNVIESLPLTRAKRQLLSRITDLDIAGKKRGLGGCIAKNKSLGRKVGLAETTVSKYIREMKAEGYLVAGTFHGHYRILNSNLSNAVEMERHQYNLSKFQEKNPRQSSANILGSYLQEYGAAPYESTELCISNQSTNIMSNKNNEESSSEINWSNIVQHTRTFILKEFGEYDSVPEKEKEKIKLWRKLCNDNPEISPGTVLETIRKLIYIKEKYKTNSFWSSIPVNIASSYSYKDRIKSTYNALLQVSSNTTAKQAAKQENVSLKQNLNVDRKYQDPSWEAFLNWSSERLTRSSIEILKRVQAQFRDNGTLLILNTVPESLEIIIKKYFSEEVQILVPVEFLNGTRLGEKLDSINSNANVNQGEETFSHEEFMQALTKLGKGKPWNTQLASAPLQNQKRVGHQITSGYAFLQSKNVKNKFKTETRAKPKMIPM; from the coding sequence ATGGGCGAAGCTTTGTCCAGTTGTGCGTTTACTATATCAAACGTAATCGAGTCACTACCATTAACAAGGGCCAAACGACAATTATTATCTAGAATCACTGATTTAGATATCGCAGGAAAAAAACGAGGGCTTGGTGGTTGTATTGCAAAGAACAAATCACTCGGTAGAAAAGTAGGACTCGCTGAAACTACTGTTTCTAAATATATCCGGGAAATGAAAGCGGAAGGATATTTGGTCGCTGGAACATTTCACGGACATTATCGAATACTCAATTCGAATCTGAGTAATGCCGTTGAAATGGAGAGGCATCAATACAACCTATCAAAATTCCAAGAAAAAAATCCTAGGCAGTCTAGCGCTAACATCCTAGGCAGTTACCTCCAAGAGTACGGGGCTGCCCCGTACGAGAGTACGGAGCTTTGTATTAGTAACCAAAGTACAAATATAATGAGTAATAAAAATAATGAAGAATCTTCTTCTGAAATTAATTGGTCAAATATCGTCCAACATACAAGAACTTTTATATTGAAAGAGTTCGGTGAATATGACTCTGTTCCGGAGAAAGAAAAAGAAAAAATTAAACTCTGGCGCAAACTTTGTAATGACAATCCTGAAATTTCACCGGGGACAGTATTGGAAACGATCCGAAAACTAATCTATATCAAAGAGAAGTATAAAACGAATTCCTTTTGGAGTTCCATACCGGTAAATATAGCATCATCCTATTCGTACAAAGATAGAATTAAAAGCACGTACAATGCGCTTTTGCAAGTGAGTTCAAACACAACAGCGAAACAAGCCGCAAAACAAGAAAACGTTTCCCTAAAACAAAACTTAAACGTAGATCGGAAATACCAAGACCCCTCCTGGGAAGCCTTCTTAAACTGGTCTTCGGAACGATTAACCAGATCCAGTATTGAAATTCTGAAACGAGTTCAAGCTCAATTTAGAGATAATGGAACGCTTTTGATTTTAAACACAGTTCCGGAATCGTTAGAGATAATCATTAAAAAGTATTTTTCGGAAGAGGTTCAAATACTCGTACCAGTTGAATTTTTGAACGGGACCAGGTTGGGTGAAAAACTTGATAGCATAAATTCAAACGCTAATGTGAATCAAGGTGAAGAAACGTTTTCACACGAAGAGTTTATGCAAGCCCTTACAAAACTAGGAAAAGGAAAACCTTGGAATACGCAGTTAGCATCGGCACCTCTACAAAATCAGAAAAGAGTAGGCCATCAAATAACAAGTGGCTATGCTTTCCTCCAAAGCAAGAATGTAAAAAACAAATTCAAAACTGAAACGAGAGCAAAGCCTAAAATGATCCCTATGTAA
- a CDS encoding ParB/RepB/Spo0J family partition protein yields the protein MAQKREIFSLLSTATGSKKMEPEEAEERLPSRANVFLQDLANSNGQNGELRKIKISLIDSKNNPRKTFIQESIEGLAKSIKAQGLIQPIVVKKAGKRFNLIAGERRKLAMTLNGEEFILALVHDVDYIEDEFIPEYKLTENLQREDLSDLESAFSLSEIKERKNYTVTELMNRFGKSESWVKQKLAHAKLADDLVSKNIIPSITLLNKVPTSLIMQLKPHIESNPKEISNWLIPKLQSTELPTRIEFQDFANNLKKTITKPTAIDETKKQLDKKYKITLLIQKIQKDKDLLSVIKKRITQNQKLLDELQNKKKKT from the coding sequence ATGGCGCAAAAACGAGAAATCTTCAGCCTTTTGTCAACAGCTACGGGTAGTAAAAAAATGGAGCCCGAAGAAGCCGAAGAACGTCTTCCTTCAAGAGCAAATGTATTTTTACAAGACTTAGCCAATTCAAACGGTCAAAATGGGGAATTAAGAAAGATAAAAATATCTTTAATAGATTCAAAAAATAATCCACGCAAAACATTTATACAAGAATCGATCGAAGGACTCGCAAAAAGTATAAAAGCACAAGGATTAATTCAACCTATAGTTGTAAAAAAAGCAGGAAAAAGATTCAATTTAATAGCAGGTGAGAGACGAAAACTCGCAATGACTCTAAATGGAGAAGAGTTTATTTTAGCCCTTGTTCATGATGTTGATTATATAGAAGACGAATTCATACCGGAATACAAACTAACAGAAAATCTACAAAGAGAGGACTTATCAGATCTAGAATCTGCATTTTCATTATCCGAAATCAAAGAGAGAAAAAACTATACAGTAACCGAGCTTATGAATCGATTTGGGAAATCAGAGTCGTGGGTTAAACAAAAATTAGCTCATGCCAAGTTGGCCGATGACCTTGTATCCAAGAATATTATTCCGTCTATAACATTACTAAATAAAGTCCCCACTTCACTGATTATGCAATTAAAACCACACATTGAATCGAACCCAAAAGAAATTTCCAATTGGCTTATTCCGAAATTACAGTCTACCGAATTGCCTACAAGGATTGAATTTCAGGATTTTGCAAACAATCTTAAAAAAACGATTACAAAGCCAACAGCAATCGATGAGACTAAAAAGCAATTAGATAAAAAATATAAGATAACGTTATTAATACAAAAAATCCAAAAAGACAAAGATTTGCTAAGCGTTATTAAAAAAAGAATAACTCAAAATCAAAAGCTCCTTGATGAACTTCAAAATAAAAAAAAGAAAACCTAA
- a CDS encoding ParA family protein, producing MSYIQNCNMPPQFVITITNPKGGTGKSTTAFHLTISISKNGKTLAADVDMQADFSDAFFPDTPIEDFDEANTFTVIRGETTLKNSVRSKHGIDVLVSSLEMEDFAYHATKNQSLIPKLGSILRNSNYDYVIIDTPGSGSSETISSIMAADYVLIPVKPSKWATRTIKRVLKKINEAQQFLNTIQSGRTIESFIVPVQWGKAKQPSARAIQILDQLQNYNEILSLLKKKEVGFDLVKCPMVTDPIPYIQEMDDRTENGEPFKPNTIGSEHYDRLVDTILNFHLNKSSKKDTQLSLTYDK from the coding sequence ATGTCTTATATCCAAAATTGCAATATGCCACCACAATTTGTTATTACAATCACAAACCCAAAAGGCGGAACTGGCAAATCGACTACCGCATTTCATTTGACGATCTCTATCTCCAAAAACGGGAAGACCTTGGCAGCCGATGTTGATATGCAGGCTGATTTTTCCGATGCTTTTTTTCCAGATACACCCATTGAAGATTTCGACGAAGCGAATACTTTTACAGTGATAAGAGGGGAAACTACGCTTAAAAATTCTGTTAGAAGCAAACATGGAATCGATGTTTTGGTGTCGTCTTTAGAAATGGAAGACTTCGCATATCATGCGACAAAAAATCAATCACTCATTCCAAAGCTTGGTTCCATTCTTCGAAATTCAAATTATGACTATGTGATTATTGATACTCCTGGTTCCGGATCTTCGGAAACAATATCCTCTATTATGGCAGCTGATTATGTTTTAATTCCCGTTAAACCTTCCAAGTGGGCAACAAGGACTATAAAAAGAGTATTAAAAAAAATAAACGAAGCACAACAATTTCTTAACACTATTCAATCTGGCAGAACCATTGAATCATTTATAGTTCCAGTACAATGGGGGAAGGCCAAACAACCCTCCGCGCGAGCGATTCAAATCCTAGATCAACTCCAAAATTATAATGAAATTCTTTCTCTTCTCAAAAAAAAGGAAGTTGGTTTTGATTTAGTAAAATGTCCAATGGTTACCGACCCAATACCATATATTCAAGAAATGGACGACCGAACTGAAAATGGTGAGCCCTTTAAACCAAATACTATAGGTTCAGAACATTATGACCGATTAGTTGATACAATTTTGAATTTTCACCTAAATAAATCATCTAAAAAGGACACCCAGTTGTCCTTAACATACGACAAGTAA